A window of Cyclopterus lumpus isolate fCycLum1 chromosome 14, fCycLum1.pri, whole genome shotgun sequence contains these coding sequences:
- the phldb1a gene encoding pleckstrin homology-like domain family B member 1 isoform X1: MERVSRSKGEHGRQTHQVLQSTPLDLFETGKSLKVQAERPHLVSLGSGRLSTAITLLPLLEGRTTLGSGRTDIPLQGHGISAQHCYIDNQADSITLYPCGNQCSVDGLPITKPFRLTQGCMLCFGQSVFFRFNHPEEALRMKSLLPGGSQGLSTTRTHPTDSQSVLNGNHRSFSSNGDSTISNISKNLQHSLVLQAGSIKHPIPQPSHPSMLNGRNGSMTEDSIYENSSSFLGQNLGNKTNHTPVPHPRTSLSVASSARSGAQWAQESPTLLRSAREEATSSPTPPNRGSGQGPGQGQVQFSTTAPSSPQVRGSSLQKRSPSPMRDQHLSHVEVPQRLRTPEPIGSTSLRELPPLSPYMSRRATPGSQGSASSLASQGFTVKGVPEGPQGHLKLTTTSKEEVLRTMYAQGPPPRSGLEKESGGRQLRSGPGSAIISGLGSLSSSSPLASPRTKRKTSMTGSSSREQSLVKPYTRERKNSISEISDNEDELLEYHRWQREERLREQEMEKLERQRLETILNLCADYNHDDSAAELAEVVRSGLLGAARGTCLNTVGGMSLQGVDRPQRLRENDEDTQREESSSTESTHQECEELLAGQEQVYLEEERSRILARVDDLKHRVSELELQLQETKQEVEMEQALLQAERRAEQEQAEAENEILSQLQLKLSQLDTATQREKDKGRANVSAERKALEKQRNEYNELKRQFDKCPLSLREQLQEQLSRGAEALESGTKQFEELEFCQLEEESSLEEKKETQSSQLHQERAENQSSVAKRKEKMTAMEAQVKQLGLQAAHDCERMAKDRTVTLQLLHKEQDRLCALEKRYHSLTGGRHFPKPNSSMKEGFLHISEPDLVYADGPPHSPCPSSASFSSSHMPSPELYPVRLQEEYLRLSDVYRMYGNASTQPHSSSPAALHCLSFAVGPALPCEEYITVSQLSQIFGMQRVDSSSSSSIPSFQLASSESTFSCHSAACGPSSFLSAQSQPELSGNAMPPINLERWYQDIMAAGEPQSCPPPLPAKSFSTRRHSQLLKSKSDGEVAQVASCTLPHSSGAAHEKNASTKGLQFMLREMSQTLDMDSRRRLALQSKDLSPTVHHSILHHQAPHSGSQAYDTLSLESSDSMETSVSTGNSGCTPESASGFEAQRIEEMEKMLKEAQQEKARLMENREREVQARRQMLEEERRRREEAERRLQDETTHRLRLVEEEVKMREKHFSQARPMTRYLPNRKEGFDLRAHVESSGHSIDTCPFVILTEKMCKGHLVKMGGKIKSWKKRWFVFDRIKRNFCYYGDKHETKLKGLIYFQAIEEVYYDHLRSANKSPNPSLTFCVKTHDRLYYMVAPSPEAMRIWMDVIVTGAEGYTQFMS, encoded by the exons AGCACTCCTTTAGACCTGTTTGAGACAGGCAAGTCCCTGAAAGTTCAGGCAGAGCGCCCCCACCTGGTTAGTTTGGGGAGTGGACGCTTGAGCACAGCCATCACCTTGCTGCCTCTGCTGGAAG GGAGAACCACGCTGGGCAGTGGAAGGACCGATATCCCTCTGCAGGGCCACGGCATCTCAGCTCAGCACTGCTACATTGACAACCAAGCAGACAGCATCACCTTGTACCCATGTGGAAACCAGTGCTCTGTAGATGGTCTTCCCATCACCAAACCCTTTCGCCTGACACAAG GGTGCATGCTGTGCTTTGGTCAGTCTGTCTTTTTCCGCTTCAACCATCCAGAGGAGGCCCTGCGGATGAAGAGCCTGCTGCCCGGAGGAAGCCAAGGACTGAGCACGACAAGAACTCATCCTACAG ACTCTCAAAGTGTCCTGAACGGGAACCATCGGTCTTTTTCGAGCAACGGTGACTCCACAATTAGCAACATATCAAAGAACCTCCAACACTCTTTGGTGCTGCAGGCTGGATCTATTAAACACCCTATTCCTCAGCCCTCTCATCCAAGCATGCTCAATGGGAGAAACGGCTCCATGACCGAGGACTCCATTTatgaaaacagcagcagctttcTGGGCCAGAACCTCGGGAACAAAACCAACCACACTCCTGTCCCCCATCCACGGACCTCACTCTCTGTGGCCTCAAGCGCTAGgagtggtgctcagtgggcccAGGAGAGCCCAACGCTTCTTAGAAGTGCAAGAGAAGAGGCCACGTCAAGCCCCACACCGCCTAACAGGGGGTCAGGACAGGGCCCAGGACAGGGTCAAGTCCAATTTTCAACAACAGCTCCATCCAGCCCTCAAGTAAGAGGTTCTTCCCTACAGAAGAGATCCCCAAGTCCTATGCGGGATCAGCACCTTTCTCATGTTGAAGTCCCTCAAAGGCTTAGGACTCCAGAGCCGATCGGGTCCACCAGCCTGAGAgagcttcctcctctcagccCTTACATGTCCCGCAGAGCGACTCCAGGATCGCAGGGCTCGGCTTCCTCCCTCGCCTCACAGGGCTTCACTGTCAAAGGCGTCCCAGAGGGACCCCAGGGCCACCTCAAACTCACAACTACTTCAAAAGAAGAAGTATTGAGGACAATGTATGCCCAGGGTCCACCACCACGCTCTGGGCTGGAGAAGGAGTCTGGAGGCAGGCAGTTAAGGTCTGGCCCGGGAAGTGCCATCATATCAGGCCTGGGTTCTCTGTCTAGTTCATCTCCTCTTGCTAGCCCTCGTACCAAAAGAAAGACTTCCATGACAGGATCCTCCAGCAGAGAACAGAGTCTTGTGAAACCCTATACCCGCGAACGCAAAAACAGCATCTCCGAGATCAGTGACAATGAGGACGAGTTGCTGGAATACCACCGctggcagagagaggagaggctgcGAGAGCAGGAAATGGAGAAACTG GAGCGACAGAGGCTGGAGACCATCCTCAATCTGTGTGCAGACTATAATCACGATGACAGTGCTGCGGAGCTGGCTGAGGTGGTGAGGAGTGGGCTGTTGGGGGCGGCTAGAGGAACCTGTTTGAACACAGTGGGGGGGATGTCCCTTCAGGGAGTAGACAGACCCCAGAGGCTGAGAGAGAACGATGAGGACACCCAGCGAGAGGAGTCTAGCAGCACAGAGAGCACACACCAAGAG TGTGAAGAGCTGTTAGCCGGTCAGGAGCAGGTCtatctggaggaggagaggagcaggatCTTGGCCAGGGTTGATGACTTGAAGCACAGAGTCAGTGAGCTGGAGCTGCAGCTACAAGAGACCAAACaggag GTGGAGATGGAGCAGGCCCTGCTGCAGGCAGAGAGGCGGGCAGAGCAGGAGCAGGCGGAGGCTGAAAATGAAATCCTCTCTCAGCTGCAGCTCAAACTCAGCCAGCTGGACACGGCcacccagagagagaaagacaag GGGAGGGCTAATGTGTCGGCTGAGCGGAAGGCCCTGGAAAAGCAGAGGAATGAGTACAATGAGCTGAAGAGGCAGTTTGATAAGTGCCCCTTGTCTCTAAGGGAACAGTTACAGGAGCAGCTCAGCAGG GGAGCTGAAGCTCTGGAGTCTGGGACCAAGCAGTTTGAGGAGCTGGAGTTCtgccagctggaggaggagagcagcctggaggagaagaaggagactCAAAGCTCACAGCTTCACCAGGAGCGAGCGGAGAATCAAAGCAGCGTGGCCAAGAGGAAG GAGAAGATGACCGCTATGGAGGCACAGGTGAAGCAGTTGGGGTTACAGGCGGCTCATGACTGTGAGAGGATGGCTAAAGACAGGACGGTGACTCTGCAGCTGCTACACAAG GAGCAAGACAGGTTGTGTGCCCTGGAGAAGAGGTACCACAGCTTGACAGGAGGGAGACACTTCCCAAAGCccaacagcagcatgaaagag GGATTTCTACACATCAGCGAACCTGACCTTGTTTATGCGGACGGTCCTCCTCATAGCCCCTgcccctcctctgcctccttctcctcctctcacatGCCCTCCCCTGAACTTTATCCTGTTAGGCTTCAAGAG GAGTACCTCAGGCTCTCTGATGTCTATAGGATGTATGGAAATGCTTCTACGCAGCctcactcttcctctcctgctgctcTCCACTGCCTCTCCTTCGCTGTAGGTCCGGCTCTGCCATGTGAG gAGTACATCACAGTCAGTCAGTTAAGCCAGATCTTCGGGATGCAGAGAGTTgattcctcctcttcttcctctattCCATCATTCCAACTCGCCTCCTCTGAATCCACCTTCTCGTGCCACTCAGCTGCATGTGgtccttcctcctttctctctgcgCAG AGCCAGCCTGAGCTGAGCGGGAATGCAATGCCTCCTATTAACCTCGAGCGCTGGTACCAGGACATCATGGCTGCTGGAGAGCCTCAGTCATGTCCTCCACCACTGCCTGCAAAGTCTTTTTCCACACGCAGACACAGTCAG CTATTGAAGTCCAAATCAGATGGTGAGGTTGCACAGGTGGCGTCATGCACCCTGCCGCACTCCAGTGGTGCTGCTCATGAGAAAAATGCATCCACCAAG GGGTTACAGTTTATGCTGAGAGAGATGTCACAGACACTAGACATGGACTCCAGGAGAAGGTTGGCTCTGCAGAGCAAAG ACCTGTCTCCGACAGTGCATCACTCCATCCTGCACCATCAGGCGCCGCATAGTGGCAGCCAGGCGTACGACACCCTGAGCCTGGAGAGCTCAGACAGCATGGAGACCAGCGTCTCCACTGGCAACTCCGGCTGTACCCCAGAAAG TGCCTCCGGGTTCGAGGCCCAGAGGatagaggagatggagaagatgtTGAAGGAGGCGCAGCAGGAGAAAGCCAGACTGATGGAGAACCGA GAGAGGGAGGTGCAGGCTCGGCGGCAGATGTtggaggaggagcggaggaggcgagaggaggccGAGAGGAGGCTTCAGGACGAGACAACCCACAGGCtgaggctggtggaggaggaggtgaagatgagagagaaacacttcTCCCAG GCCCGTCCAATGACGCGCTATCTGCCGAACCGCAAGGAGGGGTTTGACTTGCGAGCCCACGTGGAGTCGTCCGGCCACAGCATCGACACCTGCCCCTTCGTCATCCTCACAGAGAAGATGTGCAAGGGCCACCTGGTGAAGATGGGCGGCAAAATCAAATCGTGGAAGAAGCGCTGGTTCGTTTTTGACCGCATCAAGAGGAACTTCTGTTATTACGGGG ACAAGCACGAGACCAAACTGAAAGGACTCATTTACTTTCAGGCGATTGAAGAGGTTTATTACGATCACCTACGCAGCGCCAACAAG AGCCCAAACCCGTCTTTGACCTTCTGCGTGAAAACCCACGACCGCCTCTACTACATGGTGGCCCCGTCCCCGGAGGCCATGAGGATCTGGATGGATGTCATAGTAACGGGCGCCGAGGGCTACACACAGTTCATGAGCTGA